A window from Amblyomma americanum isolate KBUSLIRL-KWMA chromosome 7, ASM5285725v1, whole genome shotgun sequence encodes these proteins:
- the LOC144098011 gene encoding uncharacterized protein LOC144098011 translates to MPGRGFSERRPPVGYRIVLPTLPTGDAMKTTVFLHCDIAGRPYRIQDFRQPLETAGVLLYVAGIGPFQMSHVWMLKLKTAKAKERLLTKGALEVKERYFAVIEPNKRELAFTVHWVPFYVSNESVQKALEEFGEVTDVTREQWKSPGFEDAESTTRLVRMVLKEGLSIDDLPHMFKFYGGQVLVVVPGRPPICLRCKRTGHIRRDCRTPRCSLCRSFGHEREGCVRTYARVATGTGLWTKSNWRTPEPRPLQDSATALLSRSQRCLLATRSHKVNPLQKRLARRRMLLRRQKSQRGRALQATTTPRRRWMRQSLPLSDLVTTKRHRLRTESFVG, encoded by the coding sequence ATGCCTGGCCGAGGTTTCAGTGAGCGACGCCCACCAGTGGGCTATCGCATAGTTTTACCTACGCTGCCTACGGGAGACGCGATGAAGACTACGGTTTTCCTTCACTGCGATATTGCCGGGCGGCCTTACCGCATACAGGATTTTCGCCAGCCATTGGAAACTGCTGGTGTTCTACTCTACGTGGCTGGCATTGGGCCCTTTCAAATGTCGCATGTGTGGATGTTGAAGCTGAAAACTGCGAAAGCGAAGGAACGACTGCTGACAAAAGGAGCACTGGAAGTTAAAGAACGCTATTTTGCAGTCATTGAACCCAACAAACGTGAGTTGGCCTTCACGGTGCACTGGGTGCCCTTCTATGTGTCGAATGAGTCTGTGCAGAAGGCTCTTGAAGAGTTCGGAGAAGTGACAGATGTCACTCGTGAGCAGTGGAAGAGTCCGGGTTTCGAAGACGCGGAGTCGACAACCCGGCTGGTGCGTATGGTTCTGAAGGAGGGGCTCTCTATCGATGATTTACCCCACATGTTCAAGTTTTACGGAGGGCAAGTGTTAGTGGTGGTGCCTGGACGTCCACCAATATGCCTACGGTGCAAGAGGACGGGACATATTCGACGCGACTGCCGCACGCCGAGGTGCAGCTTGTGTCGGTCCTTCGGACACGAACGGGAAGGATGCGTCCGCACGTATGCGCGTGTGGCCACCGGTACCGGCTTATGGACCAAGAGTAACTGGAGAACGCCGGAGCCCCGCCCCCTTCAGGACTCAGCGACGGCCCTGCTTTCCAGAAGCCAGAGGTGCCTGCTGGCAACGAGAAGTCACAAGGTGAACCCGCTGCAGAAACGACTGGCAAGAAGGCGGATGCTGCTGCGCCGCCAGAAGAGCCAACGAGGGAGGGCACTACAGGCGACCACGACTCCGAGGCGCCGATGGATGCGGCAGTCGCTTCCATTAAGCGACCTCGTGACTACGAAAAGGCACCGGCTACGGACCGAGAGCTTCGTCGGCTAG